The Onychomys torridus chromosome 4, mOncTor1.1, whole genome shotgun sequence genome includes a window with the following:
- the LOC118582872 gene encoding stromal cell-derived factor 2-like translates to MAVLSLLLLGGLWSAVGASDTAVITWGSLVKLLNMRYGSGSGQQSVTGVTSVDDSNSYWRIRGKTATVCERGTPIKCGQPIRLTHINTGGNLHSHHFTSPLSGHQEMSAFGEEGEGDYLDDWTVLCNGPYWVRDGEVRFKHSSTEVLLSVIGEQYSRPISGQKEVHGMAQPSQNNYWKAMEGIFMKPSELLKAEVHHAEL, encoded by the coding sequence ATGGCTGTCTTGTCGCTTCTGTTGCTGGGTGGTTTGTGGAGCGCTGTGGGAGCGTCTGACACGGCTGTCATTACTTGGGGCTCCCTGGTGAAGCTACTCAATATGCGCTATGGGTCAGGTAGTGGGCAGCAGTCAGTGACAGGGGTAACCTCTGTGGATGACAGCAACAGTTATTGGAGGATACGGGGGAAGACTGCCACAGTGTGTGAAAGGGGAACCCCCATCAAATGTGGCCAACCCATCCGGCTGACACACATCAACACTGGTGGAAACCTCCACAGCCACCATTTCACCTCACCTCTTTCTGGACACCAGGAAATGAGTGCCTTTGGCGAGGAAGGTGAAGGCGACTATCTGGATGACTGGACAGTGCTCTGTAATGGACCTTACTGGGTGAGGGATGGTGAAGTGAGATTCAAACATTCTTCCACCGAAGTTCTCCTGTCTGTCATAGGAGAACAATACAGTCGACCTATAAGTGGACAAAAAGAGGTACATGGTATGGCCCAGCCAAGTCAGAACAACTACTGGAAGGCCATGGAAGGCATCTTCATGAAGCCCAGTGAGTTGCTGAAGGCAGAAGTTCATCATGCAGAACTATGA